In Flavobacterium sp. WV_118_3, one DNA window encodes the following:
- a CDS encoding ABC transporter ATP-binding protein, producing MKAIKSISLRKVMRFAKPYQGRFNAVIAWAISLSIFAALRPYMLKETVDRYLTTHDSEGLLLFILLMAVILLLEVASQFYFVYWANWLGQDIVKDIREKLFRHISNFKMKYFDNEPVGKLVTRSVSDIESIASIFSQGLFMIVSDLLKMVVILGIMFYMNWKLSCIVILGMPVLLYATRIFQQKMKVAFEEVRNQVGNLNTFVQERVTGMKIVQLFNREAIEYEKFKVINQKHNDAWLKNILYNSIFFPIADIVSSVTLGCIIWYGGLNIINGDSATTFGDLFAYTMLINMLFNPLRQIADKFNVMQMGIIAAERVFEVLDIDDHLQTSGTVEATHFKGDIRFENVRFSYIEGEEVLKGINLKVNAGETIAIVGATGAGKSTIINLLNRFYEIDSGTITIDNTPITEFTIGSLRKQIAIVLQDVFLFADSILNNITLYNPAISREDVILAAQKIGAHDFIMSLPENYDYNVKERGIMLSSGQRQLIAFLRAYVSNPSVLILDEATSSIDTYSEELIQKATETITKGRTSIVIAHRLATIINADKIIVMDKGEIVEEGTHYQLLNKDNGYYKNLYYSQFAVTE from the coding sequence ATGAAAGCCATAAAATCTATTTCTTTAAGAAAAGTAATGCGTTTTGCCAAACCCTATCAGGGACGGTTTAACGCTGTTATTGCCTGGGCGATATCGTTGTCGATATTTGCCGCATTACGCCCTTATATGTTAAAAGAAACGGTAGACCGTTATCTGACAACACACGATTCCGAAGGACTCCTGCTTTTTATCCTGCTGATGGCAGTGATATTACTGCTTGAGGTGGCTTCGCAGTTTTATTTTGTATACTGGGCCAACTGGCTCGGACAAGATATTGTAAAAGATATCCGCGAAAAACTGTTCCGCCATATCAGCAATTTTAAAATGAAGTATTTCGACAACGAACCCGTAGGAAAACTGGTGACCCGTTCCGTTTCCGATATCGAGTCGATTGCCAGTATTTTTAGTCAGGGATTGTTTATGATTGTCAGCGACCTGCTAAAAATGGTCGTGATTCTGGGTATCATGTTTTATATGAACTGGAAACTCAGTTGTATCGTTATTCTGGGTATGCCGGTATTATTATATGCCACCCGTATTTTTCAGCAAAAAATGAAGGTCGCTTTCGAAGAAGTACGAAATCAGGTGGGTAACCTCAATACATTTGTACAGGAACGCGTTACCGGAATGAAAATCGTACAGCTCTTTAACCGCGAGGCGATTGAATATGAAAAATTTAAAGTAATCAACCAGAAACACAACGATGCCTGGCTAAAAAATATCTTGTATAACTCGATCTTTTTCCCGATAGCCGATATTGTATCGTCTGTGACTTTAGGCTGTATTATCTGGTATGGCGGTCTAAACATCATCAATGGCGATAGCGCCACTACTTTTGGAGATTTGTTTGCCTATACAATGTTGATTAACATGTTATTTAACCCGTTGCGTCAAATTGCGGATAAATTCAATGTGATGCAAATGGGGATCATCGCAGCCGAAAGGGTTTTTGAAGTGTTGGATATTGATGATCACCTACAAACTTCGGGAACCGTGGAAGCGACACATTTTAAAGGCGATATTCGGTTTGAAAATGTTCGTTTCAGTTATATCGAAGGGGAAGAAGTTTTAAAAGGTATCAATCTTAAGGTCAATGCGGGTGAAACTATAGCCATTGTGGGTGCAACCGGAGCCGGTAAGTCAACGATTATTAACTTACTGAACCGTTTTTACGAAATCGATAGCGGTACTATCACCATTGATAATACACCGATTACAGAATTCACAATTGGAAGTCTACGGAAACAAATCGCCATCGTATTACAGGATGTCTTCTTATTTGCCGATTCGATTTTGAACAATATCACGTTATACAATCCGGCTATTAGTCGGGAGGATGTTATTCTTGCCGCTCAGAAAATCGGAGCACATGACTTTATTATGAGTCTGCCCGAAAATTACGATTACAATGTGAAAGAACGTGGTATTATGCTATCATCCGGTCAACGACAATTGATTGCCTTTTTACGGGCCTATGTGAGTAACCCGAGTGTTCTGATTCTCGACGAAGCCACTTCTTCTATCGATACCTATTCGGAAGAGTTGATTCAGAAAGCTACCGAAACCATCACTAAAGGCAGAACGTCTATCGTGATTGCACACCGACTGGCGACTATTATCAATGCCGATAAAATCATCGTGATGGATAAAGGGGAAATCGTTGAAGAAGGTACCCATTATCAATTGTTAAACAAGGACAATGGTTACTACAAAAACCTGTATTACTCTCAGTTTGCCGTTACAGAATAA
- the lpdA gene encoding dihydrolipoyl dehydrogenase — protein MKYDIIVLGSGPGGYVTAIRASQLGFKVAVIEKENLGGICLNWGCIPTKALLKSAQVFDYLKHAADYGLTVNEFDKDFGAVINRSRGVAEGMSKGVQFLMKKNKIDVIDGFGKVKPGKKVDVTDKDGKVTEYTADHIIIATGARSRELPNLPQDGKKVIGYRQAMTLPEQPKSMIVVGSGAIGVEFAHFYNAMGTNVTIVEFMPNIVPVEDEDISKQFERSLKKAGIKIMTNASVEKVDTTGNGVKATVKTAKGEEILEADIVLSAVGIKSNIENIGLEDVGIATDRDKILVNDYYQTNVPGYYAIGDVVPGQALAHVASAEGILCVEKIAGLHVEPIDYGNVPGCTYATPEIASVGMTEKQAKEKGFEIKVGKFPFSASGKAKAAGTPDGFVKVIFDAKYGEWLGCHMIGAGVTDMIAEAVVARKLETTGHEILKAIHPHPTMSEAVMEAVADAYGEVIHL, from the coding sequence ATGAAATACGATATTATTGTTTTAGGAAGCGGGCCAGGTGGTTATGTAACTGCCATCAGAGCTTCACAATTAGGCTTTAAAGTAGCTGTTATTGAAAAAGAAAACTTGGGAGGTATCTGCTTGAACTGGGGATGTATTCCAACAAAAGCGTTATTAAAATCGGCTCAGGTTTTTGATTACCTAAAACATGCTGCCGACTATGGATTAACGGTTAACGAATTCGACAAAGATTTCGGAGCCGTGATCAACCGTAGCCGCGGTGTTGCTGAAGGAATGAGCAAAGGTGTTCAGTTCCTGATGAAAAAAAATAAAATCGATGTAATCGATGGTTTCGGAAAAGTAAAACCAGGTAAAAAAGTAGATGTAACCGATAAAGACGGAAAAGTAACCGAGTATACTGCTGATCATATCATCATCGCTACTGGTGCGCGTTCCCGTGAATTACCAAACTTACCGCAAGATGGTAAAAAAGTAATCGGATACCGCCAGGCAATGACGTTACCAGAACAACCAAAATCGATGATTGTGGTTGGTTCCGGAGCTATCGGAGTCGAATTTGCACATTTTTACAATGCTATGGGAACCAATGTTACCATCGTGGAGTTTATGCCAAATATCGTTCCGGTTGAAGACGAAGATATCTCAAAACAATTTGAGCGTTCGCTTAAAAAAGCCGGTATCAAAATCATGACCAATGCTTCTGTTGAAAAAGTGGATACCACTGGAAACGGCGTAAAAGCAACGGTTAAAACAGCAAAAGGAGAAGAAATTCTGGAAGCCGATATCGTACTTTCTGCAGTAGGTATCAAATCCAACATCGAAAATATCGGATTGGAAGATGTGGGTATCGCTACCGACAGAGACAAGATCCTTGTAAACGACTATTACCAAACCAATGTTCCGGGGTATTATGCTATCGGTGACGTGGTTCCGGGTCAGGCATTGGCACACGTTGCTTCTGCTGAAGGAATCCTTTGTGTGGAAAAAATTGCCGGTTTACACGTAGAGCCAATCGATTACGGAAATGTTCCGGGATGTACTTACGCTACTCCTGAAATTGCTTCTGTGGGTATGACCGAAAAACAAGCCAAAGAAAAAGGATTTGAAATCAAAGTGGGTAAATTCCCATTCTCGGCTTCCGGTAAAGCGAAAGCAGCCGGTACGCCAGACGGTTTTGTAAAAGTTATTTTCGATGCGAAATACGGTGAATGGTTAGGTTGCCATATGATTGGTGCCGGAGTAACCGATATGATCGCTGAAGCTGTAGTTGCCCGTAAACTGGAAACTACAGGTCACGAAATCCTTAAAGCAATCCACCCACACCCTACCATGAGTGAGGCGGTAATGGAAGCTGTTGCTGATGCTTACGGAGAAGTGATTCACTTATAA
- a CDS encoding DUF4377 domain-containing protein yields the protein MFRNLMYLAVSLFLFASCSKSEVIRLTVASEEADCVGVAPQKCLLVKKEGQKDWENLYNGIDGFIFEDGNEYVLEVREEKIDNPPADAPSMKYVLVNEISKVAKTSEGLPAKVEAPVTQTFRITVASQQADCTGVAPQKCFLVKKDGQKDWEFLYSGIEGFTYEEGNEYVLEIKEEKIDNPPADGSSVKCILVKEISKIKKISENLPKPKK from the coding sequence ATGTTTAGAAACCTAATGTATTTAGCAGTATCCCTTTTTCTATTTGCATCGTGTAGCAAAAGTGAAGTGATACGATTAACAGTAGCTTCCGAAGAAGCGGACTGTGTTGGTGTAGCGCCTCAAAAATGTTTGCTGGTTAAAAAAGAAGGCCAAAAAGACTGGGAGAATCTTTATAATGGAATCGATGGTTTTATTTTTGAAGATGGAAACGAATATGTATTGGAAGTACGCGAAGAAAAAATTGACAATCCGCCGGCCGATGCGCCTTCTATGAAATATGTTCTGGTAAACGAAATTTCGAAAGTCGCTAAAACGTCCGAAGGCTTACCAGCAAAAGTCGAAGCACCAGTTACCCAAACCTTCCGGATTACCGTAGCGTCACAACAAGCCGATTGTACCGGTGTGGCCCCGCAAAAATGCTTTTTAGTGAAAAAAGACGGGCAAAAAGACTGGGAATTCTTGTATAGCGGTATCGAAGGCTTTACTTATGAAGAAGGTAACGAATATGTATTGGAGATCAAAGAAGAAAAAATTGACAATCCTCCTGCCGACGGTTCATCGGTAAAATGCATATTGGTTAAAGAGATTTCCAAAATAAAAAAAATCTCCGAAAACCTTCCGAAACCAAAAAAATAA
- a CDS encoding retropepsin-like aspartic protease codes for MNRILCLFLLLFIPIQHKAQSITLNQGNTLQKDYFAEIPFENIYNKLIIPVVIENKTYRFLLDTGAPCVITSELSNAMQSKFLSSINIVDANGKNDTMKMVAIPALSLGGITFQDIPALVNDNKMIFECLKIDGFIGSNLLRNSILQLSSQKKSIIITDNPSRLNLRKKYASKLYLYDTQSSPFIKIGLKNKKEASEELLFDTGMNNLYDMSLRAYDILKEANLFVDIEEGYGNASIGIFGNSEDTKNYRFTVPQIKINGTVFKNMTIETTNDKNSRIGAELLNHGLVTVDYKNNYFYFEPYNESYDLTEKQIGVKPTISNEKLVVGIIWDDAIKGIVGIEDEIVQIDDVNYENIDYCDIVTKPSPLRNKNKETFKVTFRNCVGDLNTLTLTKK; via the coding sequence ATGAACCGTATTCTATGCCTTTTTCTTTTACTTTTTATCCCGATTCAGCATAAGGCACAATCCATTACGCTGAATCAGGGCAATACGCTTCAAAAAGATTATTTTGCCGAAATTCCGTTTGAAAATATTTATAATAAATTGATCATACCTGTTGTGATCGAAAACAAAACCTACCGTTTTCTATTGGATACGGGCGCACCTTGTGTGATTACCAGTGAACTGAGTAATGCAATGCAATCGAAATTTCTAAGCAGTATTAATATTGTAGATGCCAACGGAAAAAACGATACCATGAAAATGGTCGCTATACCAGCATTATCGTTAGGCGGTATTACTTTTCAGGATATTCCCGCATTGGTTAACGACAATAAAATGATTTTTGAATGCCTTAAAATTGACGGTTTTATCGGTAGTAACCTCCTTCGTAATTCTATCCTGCAATTGTCATCTCAAAAAAAGTCCATCATCATAACCGATAATCCTTCCCGATTAAATTTACGCAAAAAATATGCGTCCAAATTATACCTATACGATACACAAAGTAGCCCTTTTATTAAAATCGGCCTGAAAAATAAAAAAGAAGCGTCCGAAGAACTCCTTTTCGACACCGGAATGAATAACCTCTACGACATGTCATTACGGGCTTATGATATTCTAAAGGAAGCGAATCTTTTTGTCGATATTGAAGAAGGCTACGGAAATGCATCTATTGGGATATTTGGCAATTCTGAGGATACCAAAAACTATCGGTTCACTGTTCCACAAATCAAAATCAACGGAACCGTTTTTAAAAACATGACCATCGAAACCACCAATGACAAAAATTCACGAATCGGTGCCGAACTACTAAACCACGGACTGGTTACTGTGGATTATAAAAACAACTATTTTTATTTTGAACCTTATAATGAAAGTTACGATTTAACAGAAAAACAAATCGGGGTTAAACCAACCATAAGCAATGAAAAACTGGTGGTTGGCATTATCTGGGACGATGCAATAAAAGGAATTGTTGGTATTGAAGATGAAATTGTCCAGATTGATGATGTAAACTATGAGAACATCGATTATTGCGATATCGTTACCAAACCATCACCGTTGCGAAATAAGAATAAAGAAACTTTTAAAGTAACGTTCCGAAACTGTGTTGGTGATTTGAATACCTTAACCTTAACCAAAAAATGA
- a CDS encoding GNAT family N-acetyltransferase, with product MTIQPIYSKSIPYPLLLLADPYIDMINSYVHESFLYGIPVGNDYIGVYALYPIDETAVEIKNIAVREDHQQKGIGKLLLHHAFSEAKKRGFHEVIIGTGNSSISQLQWYQKQGFEVIGLKKNFFTEHYKEPIFENGIQCKHMIVLSKPIQDSL from the coding sequence ATGACGATACAACCGATCTACAGCAAATCCATCCCGTATCCCCTATTACTTTTAGCCGATCCGTATATTGACATGATCAATAGCTATGTACACGAATCTTTTTTGTATGGTATTCCCGTCGGAAACGATTATATCGGGGTTTATGCGCTCTATCCGATCGATGAAACCGCTGTTGAGATCAAAAACATAGCCGTACGCGAAGATCACCAACAAAAAGGTATTGGGAAGCTTTTATTGCACCATGCCTTTTCTGAAGCCAAAAAAAGGGGCTTTCACGAGGTGATCATCGGAACGGGAAATTCCAGTATTTCACAATTGCAATGGTACCAGAAACAAGGCTTTGAAGTTATCGGTCTGAAAAAGAATTTCTTTACGGAACATTATAAGGAGCCGATTTTCGAAAACGGAATCCAATGCAAACATATGATTGTATTGAGCAAACCGATCCAGGATTCCCTGTAA
- a CDS encoding VOC family protein: MITFAYTILYVQNVNKAMTFYENAFGFERKFITPDADYGELITGSTTLSFAVHTLAKSNLKDGYTESNPTAKPFGIELGFTSDDVEKTVAAALQAGATLTEAIKTKPWGQKVAYVRDPEGFLVEICSPM, translated from the coding sequence ATGATCACTTTTGCCTATACCATTCTATATGTCCAAAATGTAAATAAAGCCATGACATTTTACGAAAATGCGTTTGGCTTTGAACGTAAATTTATCACACCCGATGCGGATTACGGTGAATTGATCACCGGTTCTACCACGCTGTCTTTTGCAGTACATACTTTGGCAAAATCGAACCTAAAAGACGGTTATACCGAAAGCAATCCAACAGCCAAACCTTTTGGTATCGAATTGGGCTTTACGTCCGATGATGTCGAAAAAACCGTAGCCGCCGCTCTTCAGGCCGGCGCTACGTTAACCGAAGCGATCAAAACCAAACCATGGGGACAAAAAGTGGCCTATGTGAGAGATCCCGAAGGTTTTTTAGTGGAAATCTGTAGTCCGATGTAA
- a CDS encoding Crp/Fnr family transcriptional regulator gives MEQLIRHIEKSVPLTPGEKEIITTTFHSKTVAKKEILHSEGSVCQYNYFITKGCFRLYLITENGKEQVIQFGLENWWITDYSSYTSGRPSKFYIQALERSEVLYISRSEQETLFEKIPALEGYFRKNLERAYAASLTRIEYLFLLSGEERYLQFVGTYPEFAQRIPQYILASFLGISPEYVSEVRKKIG, from the coding sequence ATGGAACAACTCATCCGGCATATTGAAAAATCGGTCCCCCTTACACCCGGGGAAAAAGAAATCATCACGACGACTTTCCATTCGAAAACCGTCGCTAAGAAAGAGATTCTTCACAGCGAAGGTAGCGTTTGCCAGTACAATTATTTTATCACCAAAGGTTGTTTCCGCTTGTATCTGATCACCGAAAACGGAAAAGAACAGGTTATCCAATTCGGACTTGAAAATTGGTGGATTACCGATTATTCGAGTTATACTTCCGGCCGACCATCCAAATTTTATATTCAGGCGTTGGAACGTTCGGAAGTACTCTATATCAGTCGTTCGGAACAGGAAACTTTGTTTGAAAAAATTCCCGCTTTGGAAGGGTATTTCCGGAAAAACCTGGAACGGGCCTATGCCGCTTCTCTGACGCGAATTGAGTATCTTTTTCTGCTTTCGGGCGAAGAACGCTACCTGCAATTTGTAGGCACTTATCCGGAGTTTGCCCAACGGATTCCACAATATATACTGGCTTCTTTTTTAGGAATCAGTCCGGAATACGTCAGTGAGGTTCGCAAAAAAATTGGCTAA
- a CDS encoding carboxymuconolactone decarboxylase family protein, which produces MDNRINISQLEPEAYKIMYAFEKYLSTTKLTPIHKELIKIRASQINGCAFCINMHTKDARKYGETEQRIYALNAWRDTNFFSEAEKAILALTEEMTLIPNHVSDVTYENARKALNDDNYLAQVMVAIITINSWNRIAIATKMMPEQD; this is translated from the coding sequence ATGGACAATCGAATTAACATCAGTCAACTGGAACCGGAAGCGTATAAAATCATGTATGCTTTCGAAAAGTATTTAAGCACTACCAAGCTTACGCCCATTCATAAAGAGCTTATCAAAATACGGGCTTCGCAAATCAACGGTTGTGCTTTTTGTATTAATATGCACACCAAAGATGCCCGTAAATATGGCGAAACCGAACAACGTATTTATGCGCTGAATGCCTGGCGGGATACGAATTTCTTTTCGGAAGCGGAAAAGGCGATTTTAGCCCTTACGGAAGAAATGACGCTCATTCCCAACCATGTGTCGGATGTGACCTACGAAAACGCCCGTAAAGCGCTCAATGACGATAATTATCTGGCTCAGGTGATGGTAGCCATTATCACGATCAATTCGTGGAACCGGATCGCCATTGCTACTAAAATGATGCCGGAACAGGATTAA
- a CDS encoding VOC family protein yields MATRIFVNLPVKDLNRSIAFFTKLGFTFNPQFTDDKATCMIVSDTIFVMLLVHERFKDFTRKAISDATQTTEVLLCLDTDSREKVNAIIAKAVEAGGTLYAEPMDYGWMYSHSFSDLDGHQWEIIYMDPEGMPQ; encoded by the coding sequence ATGGCAACAAGAATTTTTGTAAACCTGCCCGTTAAAGACCTCAATCGATCGATTGCGTTCTTTACCAAACTGGGATTTACATTTAATCCGCAGTTTACAGACGACAAAGCCACCTGCATGATCGTTAGCGATACGATATTTGTGATGTTACTGGTACACGAACGTTTTAAAGATTTTACCCGTAAGGCAATTAGCGACGCCACACAGACAACCGAAGTACTATTATGCCTGGACACCGATAGCCGGGAAAAGGTAAATGCGATAATAGCCAAAGCCGTCGAAGCCGGTGGAACGCTTTATGCCGAACCAATGGATTATGGCTGGATGTATTCGCATAGTTTTTCCGATCTGGACGGGCATCAATGGGAAATCATTTATATGGATCCCGAAGGAATGCCGCAGTAA
- the glyA gene encoding serine hydroxymethyltransferase, with protein MQRDEQIFDLILEEQDRQIHGLELIASENFVSDQVMEAAGSVLTNKYAEGYPGKRYYGGCEVVDVIEQIAIDRAKALFGADYVNVQPHSGSQANTAVFAACLKPGDKILGFDLSHGGHLTHGSPVNFSGKLYNPVFYGVEKETGMLNYDKIQEVATQEQPKLIIAGASAYSRDMDFKRFREIADSVGAILMADISHPAGLIAKGLMNDPVPHCHIITTTTHKTLRGPRGGMIMMGKDFENPFGVKTPKGEIRMMSSLLDGSVFPGNQGGPLEHIIAAKAVAFGEALSDEFFTYAMQVQKNAKAMAEAFVKRGYNIISGGTDNHMMLIDLRNKNISGKEAENALVKAEITVNKNMVPFDDKSPFVTSGIRVGTPAVTTRGLVESDMETIVALIDKVILNHTDEAVLEEVADAVNDMMGERAMFVF; from the coding sequence ATGCAACGCGACGAACAAATTTTCGACTTAATTCTTGAAGAACAAGACAGACAAATTCACGGCTTGGAACTTATTGCATCTGAGAATTTCGTGAGCGATCAGGTAATGGAAGCTGCGGGTTCAGTTTTAACGAATAAATATGCGGAAGGGTACCCGGGTAAACGGTATTACGGTGGATGTGAAGTAGTAGACGTAATCGAACAAATTGCAATTGACAGAGCTAAAGCTTTGTTTGGAGCTGACTATGTAAACGTACAGCCACACTCCGGATCGCAAGCCAACACAGCCGTTTTTGCAGCCTGTTTAAAACCGGGCGATAAAATATTAGGTTTCGATCTTTCACACGGAGGACATTTAACACACGGTTCGCCGGTGAACTTTTCCGGAAAATTATACAATCCGGTATTCTACGGAGTGGAAAAAGAAACCGGAATGCTGAACTACGATAAGATTCAGGAAGTAGCAACCCAGGAACAGCCAAAATTGATTATTGCAGGAGCTTCGGCTTATTCCCGCGATATGGATTTTAAACGTTTCCGCGAGATTGCCGACAGTGTAGGGGCTATTTTAATGGCAGATATTTCACATCCGGCCGGTTTGATTGCTAAAGGATTGATGAACGATCCGGTTCCGCATTGTCATATCATCACGACAACAACACACAAAACCCTACGTGGGCCAAGAGGTGGAATGATCATGATGGGGAAAGATTTTGAAAATCCGTTTGGAGTCAAAACACCAAAAGGAGAAATCCGTATGATGTCGTCTTTATTGGACGGATCGGTATTCCCGGGTAACCAGGGAGGACCGTTGGAGCATATCATTGCGGCAAAAGCAGTAGCCTTTGGCGAAGCGTTAAGCGATGAGTTCTTTACCTATGCAATGCAGGTTCAGAAAAATGCAAAAGCTATGGCAGAAGCCTTTGTAAAGAGAGGATACAACATTATTTCGGGCGGTACCGATAATCATATGATGCTGATCGATCTTAGAAATAAAAATATTTCCGGGAAAGAAGCTGAAAATGCTTTGGTAAAAGCTGAAATCACCGTAAATAAAAATATGGTTCCTTTCGATGATAAATCACCATTTGTAACCTCTGGTATCCGAGTGGGAACTCCTGCGGTAACGACGCGTGGTTTGGTAGAATCCGATATGGAAACCATCGTAGCTTTGATCGATAAAGTGATTTTAAATCATACAGACGAAGCAGTATTGGAAGAAGTAGCCGATGCAGTAAACGACATGATGGGCGAACGCGCCATGTTTGTTTTCTAA
- the fahA gene encoding fumarylacetoacetase: MPISANDPTRKSWLDVPVNSDFPIQNIPFGVFITKDDVVTIGTRIGDFAIDMGALQQLGYFEGIELTDDMFMQDTLNDFISDGKKTWRLVRNRLADIFDIVNPQLRDNDAHKEIVIFNVNDIEMQLPVLIGDYTDFYSSKEHATNVGKMFRDPDNALLPNWLHIPVGYHGRSSTIVPSGIPVHRPMGQTLPNGETQPVFGPSRLVDFELETAFITTDANIMGENIPVEEAEEYIFGMVLLNDWSARDIQKWEYVPLGPFLAKNFASSISPWIVTLDALEPFRVASPKQEPTPLPYLQQTGDHAFDINLEVAIAPENADATVVCESNFKYMYWTMSQQLAHHTVNGCRVNSGDMMGSGTISGSTENSFGSMLELTWGGKNPLKMNDGTERKFINDGDTVIMKGYCQNDQVRIGFGEVSSKLLPPFERK; this comes from the coding sequence ATGCCTATAAGTGCCAATGACCCTACCAGAAAATCGTGGTTAGACGTCCCCGTGAACAGCGATTTTCCAATACAAAACATCCCTTTTGGGGTTTTTATAACTAAAGATGACGTGGTAACTATCGGAACACGTATTGGTGATTTTGCAATCGATATGGGAGCCCTGCAACAATTGGGTTATTTTGAAGGTATTGAACTAACTGACGATATGTTTATGCAGGATACGCTGAACGATTTTATCTCCGACGGTAAAAAAACATGGCGTTTAGTACGTAACCGACTAGCTGATATTTTTGACATCGTAAATCCGCAATTACGCGATAACGATGCCCATAAAGAAATCGTTATTTTTAACGTAAATGACATCGAAATGCAATTACCGGTTTTAATCGGCGATTATACCGATTTTTATTCCAGCAAAGAACACGCTACAAATGTGGGCAAAATGTTCCGTGACCCGGACAATGCGCTATTACCAAACTGGTTGCATATTCCGGTAGGCTACCACGGAAGAAGTTCTACAATCGTGCCTTCCGGAATTCCGGTACATCGACCGATGGGACAAACCCTTCCAAATGGTGAAACCCAACCGGTATTCGGTCCGTCACGATTAGTGGATTTCGAATTGGAAACCGCTTTTATTACGACTGATGCCAACATTATGGGCGAAAATATCCCTGTGGAAGAAGCCGAAGAGTATATTTTCGGTATGGTATTGTTAAACGACTGGAGTGCCCGTGACATTCAGAAATGGGAATATGTGCCACTAGGTCCCTTCCTTGCTAAAAACTTTGCCTCTTCCATTTCACCATGGATTGTAACGTTGGATGCTTTGGAGCCTTTCCGCGTGGCAAGTCCGAAACAGGAACCAACCCCGCTTCCGTATTTACAACAAACCGGCGATCACGCGTTCGATATCAACCTGGAAGTGGCTATCGCTCCGGAAAATGCCGATGCTACGGTAGTTTGTGAATCGAACTTTAAATATATGTACTGGACCATGAGTCAGCAGCTGGCACACCACACCGTTAACGGTTGTCGTGTGAATTCCGGTGACATGATGGGTTCTGGTACGATTTCCGGATCTACGGAAAACAGCTTCGGATCCATGCTGGAATTAACATGGGGTGGTAAAAACCCATTAAAAATGAACGATGGTACCGAACGTAAGTTTATCAACGACGGGGATACAGTTATCATGAAAGGTTACTGCCAGAATGATCAGGTACGTATCGGATTTGGTGAAGTTTCCAGTAAACTATTACCGCCGTTCGAACGAAAATAA